Part of the Girardinichthys multiradiatus isolate DD_20200921_A chromosome 14, DD_fGirMul_XY1, whole genome shotgun sequence genome is shown below.
TGCCACAATCTACAGTTGTCAGTGTGGCTCGTAGAGTGAGTAAGGCCACTGAGCGTTATTACAAGATTAACATGCGTCCTGGTTGTGTTGACATCAACTCCAAGAACTTCAACTTTCAGGCTAATGTTGATGACAATTCCTGTGAGGGCCCAGCTACAAACCTTAGTTTTGGAGGAGTCTACCAAGTATGTACCAAACTCAGCCAAGACGCAGGTCCACTTTGTGATGAACTAAACCAAAAGAACATATTAACAGGTGACTTTTCTTGCCGCTCACCTTACAACCAAACCTTACTGCGATCAGAAGTGAGACAGCAGGGTTACACTTCATATGATTGCCACACAGAAACCGGTTcgtgtgttttattttggtgcAGCTCCAAGTCTGTTTGCAACAATGTGTATCATGTTCGCTCTGCTCGTATTGATACTTATTGGTGTTCTGCGAATGAAAAAACCCCAGATTACTCAGGATATCTATTTGGAGGAATCTATGGCCCCTCTTTTCAGAACCCTGTCACTAAGTCTAAAAGCTGCCCTCCAAATTTCATCCCAGTAAAGTTTCTATCAGATGGCCAAATAATCTGTGTGAGTCCAGATTTTGATACCGGTACCAGGTATTCTGTCCCATTTGGAGGTCTCTTCAGCTGCGAGTCTGGTAACCCACTGGCTAAAAACCAACACAGATGCCCTCCCAAGTTCAGCCAAAACCTCGCCACAGTAAGCGATGGTTGTGAAATTCTTTACTGTGTCCAATCTGGATTATTCACAAAGGGTCAGCTGCGACCAATCCGTTTTCCTCCATTCACTAAACCTCCACTTGTTAGCATGCAAATGACAAACACAGTGATGGTGATGACTGAAGGAGAAAATACCTGGGTTAGAATGCAGCCCACTAAAGTGTGGCAACTCGTGAAACCAGAGGAAATCCCAAACCTTATTCGAAAGGTTAACCCAGAAccgaatcaaaacaaaaatcagataTCGAGTGCAGAAACGGCAGGAGTGGTAATTGGAGTGATGCTTTTGATAGGTTTGGTGGTCATAGTAGTGTTGATTCTGATTAAGAGGTATAGGAGGTACTCTGGATTAGGGCCCAgcaaaaatgtagaaatatgTGAGGAGGTTGAGAGGGAAACACAGGAAGAAGAGGTTTGAAGCAAATTACAGTTTTCACTTTGGGAGAGGATGTCAGAGATTCAGCTTTTTCCATCCATGTTGACTGGACAAGTGTAACACTTATTAATTAGTACATTGATGTTTTGTATAACAAAGTTTGTAATATATATTCAACAACATTTTATCCTActgtattttgaggaatgtgtgACTTTATGCTAAATCTgcctctaaaaataaaaaaaaggtttctgtaGACACCAGAGCTAATTTTCAAACTTTAGTACTCCACAGCTGTCCTTGAGGGGGCAAGatgtacaaaaaaataacacatttactgtttactttttagTTTTCGAATCCTAATTTATCACACGCTAAACCGTCTGCTAATACTCTAAAGAGCAAAAACACTAATCAAGTCAACAAAAAAATTGTTCTGCTGCTTAGCAAAACTGTGCCCACCACTGTGCCTATGTATTACCTTTTTGTACCTTGCATGCTTCTGTGTGAACTTATAGTTCTATCAATGATTAGTTAAAACACAAATCAATAACTAGTTAATATTTACAATTTTTCACAGTACTTTTGTGACACATTATAT
Proteins encoded:
- the LOC124880867 gene encoding macrophage-expressed gene 1 protein-like; translated protein: MTRASFFVLLFLNICSSDPLQHPTNWLRQCRASTSPSITALEVLPGGGWDNLRNMDMGRVMNLSYFQCQTTEDGLYLIPDEVFVIPQKETSLETNSEIISSWLEQKSTSSRSINADTSFLSKLNGKFSNENIKMKTHQVKISATTARVQVRDLIYTVKAYPDFTLDFRFAQQVNNIADAVDNNQTRNADYLSEKMVVDYGTHVITSVDAGAFLVQEDYLRFSYGSNNDSSNFKLQAGLNFFDILKFEISSESSQHSSSLKTYQSNIEESFIQSHGGIPFYPGITLEKWQESTRNNLVAIDRFGFPLHYFINSNTFPDLPQSTVVSVARRVSKATERYYKINMRPGCVDINSKNFNFQANVDDNSCEGPATNLSFGGVYQVCTKLSQDAGPLCDELNQKNILTGDFSCRSPYNQTLLRSEVRQQGYTSYDCHTETGSCVLFWCSSKSVCNNVYHVRSARIDTYWCSANEKTPDYSGYLFGGIYGPSFQNPVTKSKSCPPNFIPVKFLSDGQIICVSPDFDTGTRYSVPFGGLFSCESGNPLAKNQHRCPPKFSQNLATVSDGCEILYCVQSGLFTKGQLRPIRFPPFTKPPLVSMQMTNTVMVMTEGENTWVRMQPTKVWQLVKPEEIPNLIRKVNPEPNQNKNQISSAETAGVVIGVMLLIGLVVIVVLILIKRYRRYSGLGPSKNVEICEEVERETQEEEV